A window of Bacillus toyonensis BCT-7112 genomic DNA:
TTCATATAACTGAAGTATAAGCTCTAATCGAGACTGGCTCATACCCGTACACCCTTCAAACTTCGAACTTACTTCTTTATTTAGAAAGTGTAATTTATATAAAATAATCGCTTCTTTTGAGCATGAACTTGTCAAACTACCCCTCCTTTACATCCAAATCAAAAACATTTGATGTATCAATAGTTGATATGTCAATTAATATAATCTATATCGATTTAGAATGCAAGCATTTTGTTTTCATTCTATTTTTTCCAAAATAAGGCGCTTTGTAGCTTTACAAAAAATGCAAATTACATTATAATAGTAATAATTTAAATGACTGGAGTGTGATTGTAATGCGGCAATACACAAATAGAAATGAGGAAATGAAAATGGAAAATGAAATGAGGATATTTATATATGACAACAATAAATATAGGGATTGTCGCGCACGTAGACGCTGGCAAGACGAGTTTGACTGAGCGTATTCTTTATGAAACGAATGTGATTAAAGAAATTGGCCGAGTTGATAGTGGTAATACGCAAACTGACTCAATGGAATTAGAAAGACAGCGCGGAATTACAATTAAAGCATCTGTCGTTTCTTTCTGTATTGATGATGTAAAAGTAAATGTCATTGATACACCTGGACACGCTGATTTTATCGCTGAAGTGGAGCGATCATTCCGCGTTCTAGACGGTGCGATTTTAGTTATCTCTGCCGTTGAAGGTGTGCAAGCACAAACAAAAATTTTAATGCGAACATTACAGAAACTAAACATACCGACAATTTTATTCGTTAATAAAATTGATCGTAGTGGCGCAAACACTGAAAAAGTTATGAAACAAATAAAAGAGGTTCTTTCAAATGAAGCATTCCCCTTCTACTCTGTTCTAAACGAAGGAACGAAAGAAGCCCGGATCATTGAATACAAATCATATGACGATTGTATGGAACGAGTAGCACCATATAATGAAACGTTGCTTGAATCATATGTAAATAATGAAGTAGTACCCGACGTGCGATTAAGAAAAGAACTAGAAAAACAAATACAGCAAGCAAATGTGTATCCAATCTTTTTCGGCTCAGCAATGACAGGTATGGGAGTAACTGAACTACTTGAAAATATTTCAGCCCTAATTCCAGCTGAAATATCGGCACAAGATGGAACATTATCTGGTGTTGTGTTTAAAATCGAACGTGAATCTTCTGGTGAAAAAATCGCTTATGTAAGAGTTTTTTCTGGTAGTCTACACGTTAGAAAATATGTTGATATTCAGCGAAGTAAGTCTCAATCACATAAAGAAAAAATTAAAAAAATGTGCATGTTTCATAACGGAAATGCAGTTCAAGCTTCTACCGTTCCTAGCGGAGAATTTTGTAAAGTGTGGGGACTGAGTGATATTAAAATTGGTGATATTATTGGTGAACGGACGGATTATATAAAAGATATTCACTTTGCCGAACCGCAAATGGAAACTGCCATTGATGCAGTACCAAAAGAACGAATTCATGATTTATACGCTGCACTTATGGAACTATGCGAAGAAGATCCGCTCATTAAAGTGTGGAAAGACGATGTTCATAATGAACTATACATTCGCCTTTTCGGTGAGGTGCAAAAAGAAGTGATTGAAACGACACTTCATGAGAAATATAATTTACAGGTTACTTTTTCAAATACACGAGTTGTGTGTATTGAAAAACCAATTGGCATAGGAAATAGTGTTGAAGTAATGGGTGAAAAAGAGAATCCATTTTACGCAACAATCGGTTTCAAAGTTGAACGTGGGAAGCATAACTCTGGCATAACGTACAACTTAGGTGTTGAACTTGGATCACTACCTTTAGCATTTCATAAAGCGATTGAAGATACGGTATTTCAAACGTTAAAACAAGGTTTATACGGATGGGAAGTTACGGACATTATCGTCACGTTAACACATACTGGTTATGCAAGCCCTGTTACAACAGCGAGTGACTTTAGAAACTTAACACCGCTCGTTTTAATGGATGCTTTACAGCTAGCTGAAACATGTGTATTTGAGCCATTAAACGAATTTGAATTAACTGTACCAGAGCACGCAATTAGTACCGCAATGTATAAGCTCGCAGCCATTCCAGCAACTTTCACAGAACTTATATTGCATAATGATTCTTATCACTTAACTGGATCGTTACCTATTGCGAAAACAGAAAATTTTAAACAAATGCTCCATTCATTTACAGAAGGAGAAGGAATCTTTACAACGAAGCCAGCTGGTTTCACAAAGCTTACGGCCCCCTTCCCTACTCGAAAACGCGTTGACTTTAATCCGCTGAATCGAAAGGATTATTTGCTTCATGTGTTGAAGGCTTATTAAATAAAAAAGAGGTGCAAATTGCACCTCTTTTTGCATGTATTGAAACTTAAATTAGTTTGTCCTAACAACTTCTTTAAGTGTTTCTATTACTTTCGCTATAGCTTCAATTGAATTCTCTGTTTCATATTCCCCAACATGTAAAGAATGGTTTGCATTATTGACAATTTCAATCTTTAGATTCGAATGATCTAATTGCTCAATTTGATCTGCATTGTATTGATGATCTCTATCCCCAATTACCAACAGCCCTTCGTGTCGACTATGTAAGATAGAATCAAAAATCGAATTAAAAGTTAACAATGGTGTAAGTAATATCATTTTTGACTGTGAAAATTCTTCTCTCTTCATTAAATCATTCGCAATTGGAATTGTTCCAAGTGATTTTCCTAAAAACATCGAATCGTTGTATTGTCCACTTTTTAGCACTTCATTAATGATAGGGTTAATATCATCCATCATTACTTTCGTTACTACTTCCATTGGTTTTTCCATTAATTGTCCATCGTAGGAATAATGAATATATACTACATCTATTTTATGTTCAAGCATTAACATTGTTGCATAATAAAATAAAGGCTTGTCATAATTATAGCCTGAACCTGAGAACATAAAGCATACCGCACTGGAACCCTTTTCGATATGTGTGTAACGAATGACTTTATCATCTATATGTATCTCTTTTTTAGTCCCCTTCACCGTTTTCCCTCCAGATACGTTTACTTTTGTAAAACGATATGTTCTGTCTGAACTGGTAAATCCTTTACTTTCTCTTTTATAAACGCTGGCTGTAAGTTGTATGCATCTAACTCTTCTATCGGCACCCACTTAAACATATATGTTCTATCCTCTTCATTCAGAATATATTGATCTGCCCCATTTGCAGGTAATTCTTTCAGCTCTACTTCATAGTAAAAACTAATTTCATGGAACTTTCGCTCAGAAAGTGTAAAGAAATTTTCTACTGACCATATTAATCTCTTTACTTCAATTGGAACAGCTAGTTCTTCAGCAAGCTCTCGTTTTAACGCATCTTCACTATTTTCTAGCATTTTCACTCTTCCGCCTGGTACATACCAAAAATCTTCACCGTCACCTTGCAGAATGAGTATTTTATTATCATGTTTACAAATTGCTCCGACTCGGTAATTAAAACATGTTTCCTCTACTTTAAACGTAAGGTCCATCCCGAATTCCCCCTATTTATTAAATATCGAATTATTGCAAAACAATTATGTAATTACTGTAAAGATAAGGTTACTAAATTTATCCACTTCATTCAATCATTTTCGAATTTTCCAAACGCTTATTTTTCATCATTACAAGTGTATATACATATGTTACAATCACATTGCATACTAGAAAAATATGATGGGGGTACGAATGGAAACGTTATTAATCCAGCAAACTGAGAAATCAAATAAGTTTTGGAAAATCGTTGTGAAAGAAAGCGACTACGTTGTGTTTTACGGGAAAATTGGCACAGCTGGTAGCGTGAAAGCGAAAGAGTTTGAAACAGAAGAAGAGTGCATAAAAGAAGCTAACAAACTAGTTGCTTCCAAACGTAAAAAAGGATATACAGACCCGTGCCCTGGGGAAGATTATATAAAAGAAAAAACGATAACAGAAGAAGAATTTTGGGGGCTACTCGCTCGCGCTAAAACGAAAGGTGAAGACCAGGAAGAACAAATAGAATGGCTTACTTCTCATCTCTCTAAGCGTACAGTACATGAAATTGTTGCTTTTGATACACATATGCATCATATATTAAAAGCTTCCTATACATCTCGCTTATGGGCAGCAGCCTATATTATTTTAGGCGGTTGTTCGGATGATTGTTTTGATTATTTCCGCGGGTGGTTATTATATCAAGGAAAAGAAACTTACGAAGCGTGTATTGAAGATCCAGAACGGTTAATACATGTATTAGAAAATTTGAGTGAGTATGACGTACCAAACATTGAAGAACTTTCTCTATATTTCGGTTTCACTGTATATGCAGAAAAAACTGGAGATGAAGAAGACACTTACTTTACACTTTACCATGTACTAACTGATGAAAGAGCTCATAATGACGACATTGAATTCGACTGGGATCAAGATGACGAAGAAGGTCTGAAAAAGATGTTTCCTAAGCTGTGGGAACTGTACGGAGAAGAACCGATTGAGTGGTAGATTTACATACGAAAAACGCCTTGTTTTTTAGTAACAAGGCGTTTTTTATTGATACTATGTTTAAATTGTTATCTTCCCACTCTCCCACCACTCCATAAAAGGCTTTAAAGAAGGAGCAATCCACGTTCTACTATCATTTTCATGATTCCACACATATATATCATCTCTTTGTACCATTCCATTCAAAATAGAATAGCCAAACAAATCACCATTTCCGCCATCAGCAAAAAATAATAAACAGTCAAAAGGCATATATAAATCTTTAAAATCCACTATATTTCTCATATTCATATTTTCAGTTTTAATTTTTGAAGCTGACCATATAAAGTCCCCGTACTCACCTTCTATACCGTTTGTTTCCTGTAATAATTGATATAACTCATTAGGTAACTCCACGTGTAACCATTTTTGTATATCAGCAAGTTCATCCTTCGTTGCTGGGTTTTTCATACTTAAGTTTAAAGAAATACTTCGAATGATATTTTTCCACATAACCTTTTATCCTTCCTATAGTCCTTCATGTTCAATCAAGTTTATACCAATAATCAAATTGGGTATGTACTTGGATTATATATGTTATTATCTCTGGATCACTAGGTTGTTTTTCCTTCTTTTTATCTCTAATATCATATTCATTTACATAACGAGTATCTCCTATCTTATCTCGGTAATAATTCCCCTTTTCGGTTTCTACTACTGTACTATCATCTAAAAAATAGAGCTGAATTTCTACACCAGCCTCGTTAGAATTTGGATACTTTAACTTCCCTTTTTTTTGATAGAATGAGATTACTTCTGCCTTCGATTGCTTCGTTTCTATAACACGATTCGCTACCACTTCCCAATATCCGCCATTTGCTAATTCAATCCAATTCTTCTCATCTGCTTCATAATCTTTAATTAGCTTACTATCCAAAGGCATCGGCAATTGAAAAAATTCAGAAGAAAAGGAATGAGAGATATACCACGTACTATTTCCTACGAGAATGACCGTTAGCAAGAGCATTATAACTGTTGAAATTGTCGTCCTTTTTCTAACCTTTTTTAATTGACGTATCATATTTCTCTCCATTCCTATTATCTATAAAAACTATCCATTCCACTTTTCTAATAATTCTTTCTCCCTTTCAACTGAAATACCTGCCTTTAATCCCCTCTCTTTCATTTCATTCACCCAGTCATACACATCTGTAACAGTATCTTCTAATCTTCTAAAAGTAAGCCCTGCTTTAACAGCATTCTCAATACTAATAGAAAATCCACCTTTCCACGGCTTCGTTTCCCCTTCTAATGGAAAAGTTTCCGGAAGCCATAAAGGCATCTCTGTCCAAGGCTGTACTTTATGTTCCTTCATAAAAGATTCATCGACCCAAACGAATTCAGCATCACTATTCGTAACCTTTTTACACGTATTTAATAGCTCTTCCATCGTCAATTCATCATTTGGACCTGTTATATTGAATGTACCGGCTTTATTATTTTCTACCATGTTTAGTCCAAAGCTTGCGACGTCTTTTATATCAACTAATTGCACTGGACGATCTTTTCTTCCTGGTACTAACACTTTCCCGCCCTTTGCTACACGCTGAACCCAGTATGGAAGGCGATCTGTATAATCAAACATTCCCGAAAGAAGTCCTGCTCTTACATGTAAAACACGCCCCGGCCAATAATTCTCTGCTTCTTTTTCACATAATACCTTTAGCGCACCATAATGCTCATAAGGCGATATTTCACCATTCTCTACAGCCTTTATCCGATCACTTGTTGGTTCAGGTTGTAATATATAGTCTTCTTTTATATGATGCAGAATCCAATCTTTATATACGGAAAGGCTTGAGATGAATATATAATGCTTTACATTATCTTTTAATACTTCGCCAACATTCCGAATATGGTGCGGAGAAAACCCACACGTATCTATGACAACGTCCCATTTTCGATTTTCTAAACTTGAGACATCATTATTTCTGTCACCGATTAACTGCTCTACTTCAGGAAAAATTTCTTTATTTGTTCCGCGATTAAATAATGTAACTTCATGCCCTCTTTTTAAAGCCTCTTCTACAAAAGCTCTTCCTAAAAATCGCGTACCACCTAGAATTAAAATCTTCATAGTTCTCCCCCATTCGTGATTGAAAATCCTTTCTTTTGTTAAACGAATTTTTGTTGTGAAAAGTTACGGGATTGGTCTAACTTTTTCCACAAGTTCAACATATGTAATTTCCATTTCATATATAATTAAAATATCGGATATTTGATTAATCACTTATACATGTAAGTAGGTGAAAAATATAAATAGAAATATAGTTTATCATTCAACTCTATGTATTTATTTTCTTACATCGTTTGTATATATCATCTTACTGAACATAGAAAATGGTCGTAATTATTTAGGGTTTACGATGGTTATTCCGCTTTTAGCTGCTATTTTATATCAGAAATTATATAAGAAACAAAAAATGGTTCATACATTTGGAATTTCACGTCCAAAAATAAAACCATTAATTTTCTCCATATTATTGCCACTACTTCTAGGGCTATGTCTACATTTCTATTTTTATATTTATAATATAAAATTCTTATTTAATCATTGTAATGAATTGGGATTTTTCCTACTCATTGGTCTTACAATTGCTGCTTTGTCTGCATTTTTAGAAGAAATCATATGGCGCGGAAATTTTCATTACCATTTACGAAAAAAATATTCATTAAAACAAACAGCAATCATTACTGCATCGCTTTGGTCTTTATGGCATTTACCAGTATCAATCTTTTATAAAAACTATGAATTATGGTTTGTAGGAATATTAAGCTATCTCTCGTTATTATTTATTTTATCTATAATTTTGACGTATACGAGAGAGTATAGCCATTCTGTGATAACACCTGCAATTTCACATGGCATGTTCAATGTATTTTATTTAACAGATGGAGTAGAAACAAAATGCGATATTAGCCTAATGGAATTAGTTAAATTTAGCTTGCTGGCAATTGTGTTTTGCATGATTTATCTAATACATAGAAAAGTTAAAAAATAGTTAAAAGTACCTAAACAAATTATAAAGTACTTCAACACCTTGCAATTATTCAATAATCGTATAGGTGTTGAAGTTTTCTAACTATAGTTGAACAACTTTGTTCTCACAACACTTATTTCAATCATGGAGAATATAACAAGTATAACTTAACCTTTTATTCTTATTTTTATAAAAATAACCATATTAATCTTTTAAATAAGGAAATATGGACTCTTTAATTAACTTCCATCTATCCTCTGCATTCGGTATGACTTCAGAAGCAATCACCACAACCAATTCCTTCTCCGGTACACAACAAATCACATTTCCACCATCGCCCATGGCACAGTATGAAAAGATACCACCCTCTTCTCGTAACCACCATAAGTAACCATATCGATTTGGATTCATCGCCGTTGATTCTTGTATCCACGACTTTGAAAGAATTTGCTTTCTATTATAAGTACCTTCATTCAAATACAAACGTCCAAACTTAGCCATATCCCTAACCGTTAACGTCAGTCCCCATCCGCCAGTTGTAATATCGTTTGGATCGTGAACCCATCCTTTTACATCTTTTCCGAATAAGTCATCAAATCCAAATGCTTTCATATTGTAGTTTGGAATTTCTCTCATACCGAGTGGCTGAAATAGCTGTTCATTCGCAAATTCACGCGCACTTTTTCCTGTTGCACTCGAAATAATTGCTGATAGTACATGTGCTCCTGCAGAAGAATATTTAAAAGATCCAATTTCTCCGCCGTTCCCCATTCTATTAAGTGTATACTGTACCCAATTCTGTTGTGTGCATAGTTCTTCTAACGGTTCCTGCCAGTCTACAAAAGGATATGGAGCTGTCATTGTAAGTAGGTGTCGCACTGTTACTTCTGATGACTTAACGTTATATTCAGGAAAAAACTCTATTACTTTTTGATCAACACTTTTTATATAGCCTTTATCTATACATATCCCAATGAGCGCAGAGATTACCGTTTTTGTGACAGACGCTACATGGTATGCATCATCTGGACCGTAACCATTATAATAGTTTTCAAAAACAACATTACCTTTATGCACTACTAACATACCGTTTATATTTTTATAGTCTTCTTTTATCTTGTAATCCAACTCTTCAAAAGTTTTCATCATTTTTCCCCCTTAATCTATGATTAAAAAGGTTCGATCGGTACATATATATCCACTATATGTTTATGTTCTGGATGCTTTCTTGGATCATTTCTATATACTTCAAAAGGATACGCATCTCTCGGTTTATATCCGCTATTTGGGAGCCATTCGCCGTATAAAAAGTCCCATGCACCTTTATATTCATCTTGACGTATTTCAAAATGGCCTACCGCATATTTCCCTGAAGGTATTACCATTATTCCAATATCACTCGTTCCTACTGCGGATTCATCTGGAATTGTTATACATAAACTTGTTCTTAAATGATAGTCCTCAGTAAATTCATGATGGTCATGGTAAATTGTTAATACTTTCGTATCCCCAAATATATGATAGTTTTGCTCCGCTGCATAACGAAATAATTTCTCTATCATTTTTGGAAAAACTATAGTTAACTCTTCATATGTACCGATATGTCTTATGTATGCGACGTTTCTATCGTCCGCTGTTACAATTTCAACATTTCCTCGAACCTTCTTACATTCATTGTATTGAGAAGGTTCACTTACGTCTTTGCAATTCTTGCTATTGTAGTTTCGATATTGAGATGGACTTACTCCGTAATAATTTTTAAATGTACGGGAGAAAACTGCTGAATCTGTGAAACCGAAGTGATACGCAATGTCTGTGATCGTCATATCCGGACGATATGTAATAAGGTGAGTTGCCCTTTCTAGTTTCAAGCGATTTACATACCGAGATAACGGCTCATCTACTATCCCTTTAAAAATTCTATGAAAATGAAACTTTGAAAATCCTGCTACATCGGCTAACGCTTCAATTGAAAGTGCATCATTTATATGTAATTCTATATAATCTTGCACTTTATAGATGCGACGTAAGTACTCATCTTTACTTTGAACACTCTCCATATACTTTCCTCCTCACAACAAAAAGGCTAACTTCGCGCTAGCCTACTTTACACATGTTTTAAAAATAAAACTCTACTCCCGCCATTCCCATCATAATTTGTATGTACGGATACACCTTCTATTTCATCATCCCCAGCCTCAATTCGAAAGCCGATTTCTTGATGAAATAGTATCGATTTTTTATTTACTGGTGACGTGATTGCTTTTACAACTTTACGGTTGCTTGCACGAGTGACATCAAAGAAATAAGAATACAATGTCGATGCAATTCCTTTTCTTCTATATTTCGGATTGACACCGATAAAATGAACGTACGCTTCCTCTTTATGTGTTTGTGAAAAGAATCCGCATAAGAAACCTAACGTTTCGCCATCTTCTTCAATGATAAAACTCGTTTCTTGAAAATGAACGAAAAATAATTTTGGCAACATAGCAGCCATGTCTCTCCCGCCCCACCATTCATTTAAAACAGAATGAATCTTTACATAATCTTCCCCTTGGATGTTTCTTACTCGCATATGTTTCTCCCTCTCACTCACTTCATTTTTTCATAAATTTTAATGACTGTTTCTACTAATAGGATGAATACCCATATCCCGCAAAATACAAGAACAGACTGGAATATCGATCCAATTATCATAACACCAACTGCACCTGTTATTGAAAATGTTATTCCGCCAAGTCCTGGATCCTGTATAAGTGCTCCGGCAGAAAAAGCTGTTATAATAGATACGATTAAATAAATAACACTCATTATTTTTAATATTTTTATAGAAAGATAAGAATTTTGTCCTTTCTCCACTTGTGATAATTCGATTTCCCCGCTCGCAATTCCTTTTTGAAGACAATCTTCACACAAAAATTCTTCCTTAATTTTTTTACCCCCATGTATTGTACCCGTTATATCTTTACACCTTGAACATTTTCGATTTATCATTTTGATATCACTCCAATCAACAAGGATTACCTTAATACAATTCGTCATTTACCTTATTATCCCTTTTATGTATTTTATAGAGAAAGGTCGTGTTTTATGATTTCAAAGCTTACATTTGGTTCTAAAAATCCCACTGTTCATTATGTATTACAGCCTAGTTGCTATGCGGTTATTTTCCATTCATCTTCTTTAATGATTGCTGTTATCCAAAAAGGAGACCGTTACTTTTTACCTGGTGGCGGTATGGAAGGTAATGAAACAAAAGAAGAATGTTTGCACCGCGAACTACTAGAGGAATTAGGATGGACAATTGAAATTAATCAATATATTGGTAATGCAGCTCGATATTTTTATGCAGAAAAGGAAGATACATATTATTTGAATGATGGGTTCTTTTATATTACAAACATGGTGCAGAAACAAACTGAAAACTGTGAGGAGGATCATGTTCTAAGGTGGATATCTCCATTGCATGCTGTAGAATTTCTACTTCATGATCATCAAAAATGGGCCATTGAACAAGCTCTTTTATTACGAAAACAAAAATGATCTCCTTCTATATGAAAGAGATCATTTTTACTGTTAACTTACTTTTTTCAAATTGAGAGCTGGCTTTTTGATTCCGCCTTTTTTTACAACATATAAACCCACAAATATTATAAGTCCGCCAACAAGTTGCATCATATTGATTTGCTCTCCAATTGTTACAGCTGCAAAGATCACTGCGAATAATGGTACGAGATACATATAAACCATTACTTTTGTTGAGCCTATTTTACTAATGCCGACATACCACATCGCAAGTCCGAAGATTGTCGCAAAGATGATTGAATATGCTAGTGAACCCCAGCTTGGCATGTCTACTGGCCACGTTAATGTGTTTACGTTGAATAAACAATATATAACTAGTGGTACAATTCCAATTAATGTAGACCATGATGTAACTCTCATTGCAGAGTATTTTGTAATAAGAGGTTGTGCTAAAATTGGATACCATCCCCACGCAATTGCTGCGACTAATCCAATTATATTTCCAAGCCACGCATACTCGTAAGTAGCTCCTCCTGTATGCCCTGTTAATAAAACGAATGCTGCACCAATAAACGCTACTATTGAACCAATTTGTACTTTCATCGAAAAACGTTCTTGTTTGTGTAATACCGCTAATATCCCTGTAAAAATAGGTGACATCGCAATTAATAATGAGGCGTTCGTTGCTGAAGTATATTTCACAGATAACATAAACATCGTTTGATACATTGTCGTTCCAACGATGCCGACTGCTACTAATCGTAACCAATCATTTCTTTCAATACGTAATGAGCGTTCCATTAAAAATGTAATAAGTAATAATACCGGTGATGCTACTAAAAATCGTAAACTATTAAATTGAATGGATGACATAAATGCCACGCCATACTTTCCAATTGTATAATTTGCTCCCCATACTAATGCTACTGATACTAGGAGCCATTCCATTTGCCATCTTTTCATCCGAATCTCCCCTTCCATATTTAGCATAGTAAAATTGGCTGGATATAACACCGTCCAATTGGCTGTTTTTTTACCCAGCCAATTTGCTATACTGGATTTATATAAAAGATACGGAGGCATTTTTATGGAATGGAAGCTAGATAGTGACAGTAAAATCCCTATTTATCAGCAAGTTGTTGACTTTATTGAAAAACGTATTACATATGGAGAACTTCCTCCAGGTAG
This region includes:
- a CDS encoding GNAT family N-acetyltransferase produces the protein MRVRNIQGEDYVKIHSVLNEWWGGRDMAAMLPKLFFVHFQETSFIIEEDGETLGFLCGFFSQTHKEEAYVHFIGVNPKYRRKGIASTLYSYFFDVTRASNRKVVKAITSPVNKKSILFHQEIGFRIEAGDDEIEGVSVHTNYDGNGGSRVLFLKHV
- a CDS encoding DUF4240 domain-containing protein — protein: METLLIQQTEKSNKFWKIVVKESDYVVFYGKIGTAGSVKAKEFETEEECIKEANKLVASKRKKGYTDPCPGEDYIKEKTITEEEFWGLLARAKTKGEDQEEQIEWLTSHLSKRTVHEIVAFDTHMHHILKASYTSRLWAAAYIILGGCSDDCFDYFRGWLLYQGKETYEACIEDPERLIHVLENLSEYDVPNIEELSLYFGFTVYAEKTGDEEDTYFTLYHVLTDERAHNDDIEFDWDQDDEEGLKKMFPKLWELYGEEPIEW
- a CDS encoding elongation factor G, giving the protein MTTINIGIVAHVDAGKTSLTERILYETNVIKEIGRVDSGNTQTDSMELERQRGITIKASVVSFCIDDVKVNVIDTPGHADFIAEVERSFRVLDGAILVISAVEGVQAQTKILMRTLQKLNIPTILFVNKIDRSGANTEKVMKQIKEVLSNEAFPFYSVLNEGTKEARIIEYKSYDDCMERVAPYNETLLESYVNNEVVPDVRLRKELEKQIQQANVYPIFFGSAMTGMGVTELLENISALIPAEISAQDGTLSGVVFKIERESSGEKIAYVRVFSGSLHVRKYVDIQRSKSQSHKEKIKKMCMFHNGNAVQASTVPSGEFCKVWGLSDIKIGDIIGERTDYIKDIHFAEPQMETAIDAVPKERIHDLYAALMELCEEDPLIKVWKDDVHNELYIRLFGEVQKEVIETTLHEKYNLQVTFSNTRVVCIEKPIGIGNSVEVMGEKENPFYATIGFKVERGKHNSGITYNLGVELGSLPLAFHKAIEDTVFQTLKQGLYGWEVTDIIVTLTHTGYASPVTTASDFRNLTPLVLMDALQLAETCVFEPLNEFELTVPEHAISTAMYKLAAIPATFTELILHNDSYHLTGSLPIAKTENFKQMLHSFTEGEGIFTTKPAGFTKLTAPFPTRKRVDFNPLNRKDYLLHVLKAY
- a CDS encoding CPBP family intramembrane glutamic endopeptidase → MKNINRNIVYHSTLCIYFLTSFVYIILLNIENGRNYLGFTMVIPLLAAILYQKLYKKQKMVHTFGISRPKIKPLIFSILLPLLLGLCLHFYFYIYNIKFLFNHCNELGFFLLIGLTIAALSAFLEEIIWRGNFHYHLRKKYSLKQTAIITASLWSLWHLPVSIFYKNYELWFVGILSYLSLLFILSIILTYTREYSHSVITPAISHGMFNVFYLTDGVETKCDISLMELVKFSLLAIVFCMIYLIHRKVKK
- a CDS encoding NUDIX hydrolase codes for the protein MISKLTFGSKNPTVHYVLQPSCYAVIFHSSSLMIAVIQKGDRYFLPGGGMEGNETKEECLHRELLEELGWTIEINQYIGNAARYFYAEKEDTYYLNDGFFYITNMVQKQTENCEEDHVLRWISPLHAVEFLLHDHQKWAIEQALLLRKQK
- a CDS encoding alpha/beta family hydrolase, yielding MKGTKKEIHIDDKVIRYTHIEKGSSAVCFMFSGSGYNYDKPLFYYATMLMLEHKIDVVYIHYSYDGQLMEKPMEVVTKVMMDDINPIINEVLKSGQYNDSMFLGKSLGTIPIANDLMKREEFSQSKMILLTPLLTFNSIFDSILHSRHEGLLVIGDRDHQYNADQIEQLDHSNLKIEIVNNANHSLHVGEYETENSIEAIAKVIETLKEVVRTN
- a CDS encoding AraC family transcriptional regulator, which gives rise to MESVQSKDEYLRRIYKVQDYIELHINDALSIEALADVAGFSKFHFHRIFKGIVDEPLSRYVNRLKLERATHLITYRPDMTITDIAYHFGFTDSAVFSRTFKNYYGVSPSQYRNYNSKNCKDVSEPSQYNECKKVRGNVEIVTADDRNVAYIRHIGTYEELTIVFPKMIEKLFRYAAEQNYHIFGDTKVLTIYHDHHEFTEDYHLRTSLCITIPDESAVGTSDIGIMVIPSGKYAVGHFEIRQDEYKGAWDFLYGEWLPNSGYKPRDAYPFEVYRNDPRKHPEHKHIVDIYVPIEPF
- a CDS encoding SMI1/KNR4 family protein, which produces MWKNIIRSISLNLSMKNPATKDELADIQKWLHVELPNELYQLLQETNGIEGEYGDFIWSASKIKTENMNMRNIVDFKDLYMPFDCLLFFADGGNGDLFGYSILNGMVQRDDIYVWNHENDSRTWIAPSLKPFMEWWESGKITI
- a CDS encoding DUF3980 domain-containing protein, which codes for MINRKCSRCKDITGTIHGGKKIKEEFLCEDCLQKGIASGEIELSQVEKGQNSYLSIKILKIMSVIYLIVSIITAFSAGALIQDPGLGGITFSITGAVGVMIIGSIFQSVLVFCGIWVFILLVETVIKIYEKMK
- a CDS encoding NUDIX hydrolase; this encodes MDLTFKVEETCFNYRVGAICKHDNKILILQGDGEDFWYVPGGRVKMLENSEDALKRELAEELAVPIEVKRLIWSVENFFTLSERKFHEISFYYEVELKELPANGADQYILNEEDRTYMFKWVPIEELDAYNLQPAFIKEKVKDLPVQTEHIVLQK
- a CDS encoding SDR family oxidoreductase → MKILILGGTRFLGRAFVEEALKRGHEVTLFNRGTNKEIFPEVEQLIGDRNNDVSSLENRKWDVVIDTCGFSPHHIRNVGEVLKDNVKHYIFISSLSVYKDWILHHIKEDYILQPEPTSDRIKAVENGEISPYEHYGALKVLCEKEAENYWPGRVLHVRAGLLSGMFDYTDRLPYWVQRVAKGGKVLVPGRKDRPVQLVDIKDVASFGLNMVENNKAGTFNITGPNDELTMEELLNTCKKVTNSDAEFVWVDESFMKEHKVQPWTEMPLWLPETFPLEGETKPWKGGFSISIENAVKAGLTFRRLEDTVTDVYDWVNEMKERGLKAGISVEREKELLEKWNG
- a CDS encoding serine hydrolase domain-containing protein: MKTFEELDYKIKEDYKNINGMLVVHKGNVVFENYYNGYGPDDAYHVASVTKTVISALIGICIDKGYIKSVDQKVIEFFPEYNVKSSEVTVRHLLTMTAPYPFVDWQEPLEELCTQQNWVQYTLNRMGNGGEIGSFKYSSAGAHVLSAIISSATGKSAREFANEQLFQPLGMREIPNYNMKAFGFDDLFGKDVKGWVHDPNDITTGGWGLTLTVRDMAKFGRLYLNEGTYNRKQILSKSWIQESTAMNPNRYGYLWWLREEGGIFSYCAMGDGGNVICCVPEKELVVVIASEVIPNAEDRWKLIKESIFPYLKD